The proteins below are encoded in one region of Pseudoduganella armeniaca:
- a CDS encoding trans-sulfuration enzyme family protein yields MQDDKTSHLATRVIHAGQAPDPSTGAIMPPIYATSTFVQDSPGVHKGLDYGRSHNPTRWAFERCVADLEGGAQGFAFASGLAAISTVLELLDAGSHIVAGDDMYGGTYRLFERVRRRSAGHSFTYADLTNPENLLAALRPETKMVWIETPTNPMLKLADLRTIALICRERGILAVADNTFASPIVQRPLELGFDIVVHSATKYLNGHSDIIGGIAVVAGDERQAAWREQLGFLQNSVGGILGPFDSFLALRGVKTLAIRMERHCASALELAQWLEREPKVRKVYYPGLASHPQHELARRQMDGFGGIISIDLDTDLAGARRFLERCEVFALAESLGGVESLIEHPALMTHATIPPAQRAQLGIGDGLIRLSVGIEHLEDLRRDLQNALAAI; encoded by the coding sequence ATGCAAGACGATAAAACCTCCCATCTCGCCACCCGCGTCATCCACGCTGGCCAGGCCCCCGACCCCTCGACCGGCGCGATCATGCCGCCGATCTACGCCACCTCCACGTTTGTGCAGGACAGCCCGGGCGTGCACAAGGGCCTGGACTACGGCCGCTCGCACAATCCGACCCGCTGGGCGTTCGAGCGCTGCGTGGCCGACCTGGAAGGCGGCGCGCAAGGCTTTGCGTTCGCCTCCGGCCTGGCCGCGATCTCCACCGTGCTGGAACTGCTGGACGCGGGCTCGCACATCGTGGCCGGCGACGACATGTATGGCGGCACCTACCGCCTGTTCGAGCGCGTGCGCCGCCGCAGTGCCGGCCACTCGTTCACCTATGCCGACCTGACCAATCCGGAAAACCTGCTGGCCGCGCTGCGTCCGGAAACGAAGATGGTGTGGATCGAGACGCCGACCAATCCGATGCTGAAGCTGGCCGACCTGCGCACCATCGCGCTGATCTGCCGCGAACGCGGCATCCTGGCGGTGGCGGACAATACCTTCGCCAGCCCGATCGTGCAGCGCCCGCTGGAACTGGGCTTCGACATCGTCGTGCACTCGGCCACCAAGTACCTGAACGGCCACTCCGACATCATCGGCGGCATCGCCGTGGTGGCGGGCGACGAGCGGCAGGCTGCCTGGCGCGAACAGCTGGGCTTCCTGCAGAACTCCGTGGGCGGCATCCTGGGTCCGTTCGACAGCTTCCTGGCGCTGCGCGGCGTGAAGACGCTGGCGATCCGCATGGAGCGGCACTGCGCCAGCGCCCTGGAACTGGCGCAATGGCTGGAACGCGAACCGAAGGTGCGCAAGGTGTACTACCCGGGCCTGGCATCGCATCCGCAGCACGAGCTGGCGCGGCGCCAGATGGACGGCTTCGGCGGCATCATCTCGATCGACCTGGACACGGACCTGGCCGGGGCGCGCCGCTTCCTGGAGCGCTGCGAGGTGTTCGCGCTGGCCGAGAGCCTGGGCGGCGTCGAGAGCCTGATCGAGCACCCGGCCCTGATGACGCACGCGACGATCCCGCCAGCGCAACGGGCGCAGCTGGGCATCGGCGACGGCCTGATCCGCCTCTCCGTCGGCATCGAGCATCTCGAGGACCTGCGGCGCGATTTGCAGAACGCGCTGGCAGCGATCTAG
- a CDS encoding pyridoxal-phosphate dependent enzyme: MHSNTPAAPAALFGLIGNTPLVEVTRLDTGPCQLFLKLESQNPGGSIKDRIGLSIIEAAERDGRLQPGGVIVEATAGNTGLGLALVGRIKGYRVILVVPDKMATEKVLHLKALGAEIHITRSDVGKGHPDYYQDVAARLAADLPGAFFADQFNNPANPLAHETTTGPELWEQSGHQLDAIVVGVGSSGTLTGLTRYFARANPALEFVLADPKGSILTEYVQTGNVPATSGSWAVEGIGEDFIPSIADFSGVRQAYTITDQESFDSARELLRAEGILAGSSTGTLLAAALKYCRAQTTPKRVATFVCDTGTRYLSKMYNDGWMVDQGLIQRARTGDLRDLIGRRHDAGEVVSVAPSDTLMVAFNRMRSADLAQLPVIEHGRLVGIIDESDLLLKVENQPDHFASLVGATMTARLETLHPSDSVQALRSTLDRGLTAVVATQDTFYGLITRFDLLNHLRRTLT; the protein is encoded by the coding sequence ATGCATAGCAACACCCCCGCGGCGCCCGCAGCCCTATTTGGCCTGATCGGCAACACCCCATTGGTCGAAGTCACCCGGCTCGACACCGGCCCCTGCCAGCTGTTCCTGAAACTCGAATCGCAGAATCCGGGCGGCTCGATCAAGGACCGCATCGGCCTGTCCATCATCGAAGCGGCCGAACGCGACGGCCGCCTGCAACCCGGCGGCGTCATCGTCGAGGCCACCGCCGGCAACACCGGCCTGGGCCTGGCTCTGGTCGGCCGCATCAAGGGCTACCGCGTCATCCTCGTCGTGCCCGACAAGATGGCCACCGAAAAAGTGCTGCACCTGAAGGCCTTGGGCGCGGAGATCCACATCACCCGCTCCGACGTCGGCAAGGGCCATCCGGATTACTACCAGGACGTGGCCGCGCGCCTGGCCGCGGACCTGCCCGGCGCGTTCTTCGCCGACCAGTTCAACAACCCGGCCAATCCGCTGGCGCACGAGACCACCACCGGTCCGGAGCTGTGGGAGCAGTCGGGCCACCAGCTCGACGCGATCGTCGTAGGCGTCGGCTCGTCCGGCACCTTGACCGGCCTGACGCGCTACTTCGCCCGCGCCAACCCGGCGCTGGAATTCGTGCTGGCCGACCCGAAGGGCTCGATCCTGACCGAATACGTCCAGACCGGCAACGTGCCAGCCACCAGCGGCTCCTGGGCCGTGGAGGGCATCGGCGAGGACTTCATCCCGTCGATTGCCGACTTCTCCGGCGTGCGCCAGGCCTACACGATCACGGACCAGGAAAGCTTCGACAGCGCCCGCGAACTGCTGCGCGCCGAGGGCATCCTGGCCGGCTCGTCGACCGGCACCCTGCTGGCCGCTGCGCTGAAATACTGCCGCGCGCAGACCACGCCGAAACGCGTTGCCACCTTCGTCTGCGATACCGGCACGCGCTACCTGTCGAAGATGTACAACGACGGCTGGATGGTCGACCAGGGCCTGATCCAGCGCGCCCGCACGGGCGACCTGCGCGACCTGATCGGCCGCCGCCACGACGCCGGCGAAGTGGTCAGCGTGGCGCCGAGCGACACGCTGATGGTCGCCTTCAACCGCATGCGCTCGGCCGACCTGGCGCAGCTGCCCGTGATCGAGCACGGCCGCCTGGTCGGCATCATCGACGAATCGGACCTGCTGCTGAAAGTGGAGAACCAGCCCGACCACTTCGCCAGCCTGGTGGGCGCGACCATGACGGCGCGCCTGGAAACGCTGCACCCAAGCGACTCCGTGCAGGCGCTGCGCAGCACGCTGGACCGTGGCCTGACGGCCGTGGTCGCGACCCAGGACACGTTCTATGGCCTGATCACCCGCTTCGACCTCCTCAACCACCTGCGCAGGACACTGACCTAA
- a CDS encoding thymidine kinase, protein MAKLYFRYSAMNAGKSTAMLQVAHNYEEQGQTVRLFTAAIDDRFGVGKITSRLGLQRDVETFDAATNFLALDKVACVLVDEAQFLSVAQVQQLHQLAQVQGVPVICYGLRTDFRGEPFPGSIYLLALADDIEELKNICSCGKKATMNIRVDADGRRIRHGEQISIGGNERYRQACGRCFYST, encoded by the coding sequence GTGGCAAAACTCTATTTCCGTTACTCCGCGATGAACGCGGGCAAATCGACCGCGATGCTGCAGGTCGCCCACAACTACGAAGAGCAGGGCCAGACCGTGCGCCTGTTCACGGCCGCCATCGACGACCGCTTCGGCGTGGGCAAGATCACGTCGCGCCTGGGCCTGCAGCGCGACGTCGAGACGTTCGACGCCGCCACCAACTTCCTGGCACTGGACAAGGTGGCCTGCGTGCTGGTGGACGAGGCCCAGTTCCTGTCCGTGGCGCAGGTGCAGCAGCTGCACCAGCTGGCCCAGGTGCAGGGCGTGCCCGTGATCTGCTACGGCCTGCGCACGGACTTCCGCGGCGAGCCTTTCCCCGGCTCGATCTACCTGCTGGCGCTGGCCGACGACATCGAGGAGCTGAAGAACATCTGCTCGTGCGGCAAGAAGGCGACGATGAATATCCGCGTCGACGCGGACGGCCGCCGCATTCGCCATGGCGAACAGATCAGCATCGGTGGCAACGAGCGCTACCGGCAGGCCTGCGGTCGCTGTTTTTATAGCACCTGA